The uncultured Trichococcus sp. DNA window CGATGTTGAAGTAAATGTGTAAATAAACCCGCTTTTTATCTGTGAGTACATCCTTCTTGTAGGGGCGTTCTTGCTTATATTCCCATTCTGAAAGGACAGTCTTGGCATACAATTCATGCTGCTCATCAAAGTTCTCGAAAGAACGGAAGTTGTCATAAACGGTATCGATTGCTTTACGTGCAAAGGAATTACTTGTCTGAATCGCAACAATGAATTTCAAGTGCTCCTTAAGAAGGCCATTGACATTAGCCTCGCTATAAAACCCACGGTCCATGACCAGTTTAACTTTATCGAAGCCGAGAACTGCGAAATCCGCTAGAAGATTTTGAACAGTCCGCACATCCGGAATATTGCCGGCTAGCTTTCGATAATAGAAAGGAAGACCAGATTTTTCACCGAATACGAGTGCCAAGTTAATTTGAGGCAGTCTATCGTCTTCCTTGTTTTTGCCATATTGAGCTTGGCGAAGCGTTTGGGAATAACTGGACACTGAGGTAGTATCATAAGCCCAGTATTCATCTCCGGAGCGACGTTTCTCCTGAAGAGTAAAGAACTTTGTTCTTTCTTCTTCGGAAATATCTGAAAAAAGTTCGCTACTGCGTTGTGAAGAAATATTTTTGTCATAGGGATGCTTATGAAGTGTGCTCCATTTTTCAAAACGAAAAAGCGGGGATTCAGATTCAAGAATCATATAGTAAGCAATGGATTGGATTTGTTTGTAAGTAGCAGGAAAGCATTGCTTAAGATCTTCTGTTAGACCAAGTTTCTTACCAATTTCATCCAGCAGATATGTGGCACCGTAAAACCTGCGGCTAGCCATTTCGATAGGTACCGGTCCTGGTTTCCTTGAATTAGCAGCTTCCTGGTCCTCCTTATGTTTTCTGCCACGACCATCGGTCGGAATGATTTCTCCTGTATTAGGATCACGCTTGCCGATCAGTGTGCGCTTCGCCCGGGGTTGTTTCTTTTCCTTATCCCAATAGGATATGGATTCGTAAACATAGGTAATGCCACTTCGTTTATCAAACTGGTTTATAATAGCCATTCTGCCACCTCCTAGTTATGTATAGTATAACACATAACTAGGGTATGACGATGACGAGAGAGTTTAAAATCCATTAATATCAACGGTTTTAGCTTGTTTTTATTAAATCATAGTTAGGTGTTTCGGGAATGCAGGTTATTAACTGCATCTATCATAGTTCCTGATAATCAAAAATCGCCAAGGGATAGTTATTTAGAAGACGCTCCTTTCAGCAGAAATTCCTACAGCATCAGCTGGCAGCACCTATTTTGAGATTTACTATGTCCACGGCATAGCCCCTCACGGTTCAAATGCTGTTTATCGCCGATATCCACACGTTTAACCCCCTCTTGCGGCTCCCCATTCTCCCCCTTTTTGCCTACTATGATGAAAAACGTCCTGGAGGGCATTTTTTGCCTAATTCTGCAATATGAGGATGCCATTGATGCTGCTCCACTTTATTTTGCACACAAAAATGAGTACCTAATTTTAGAAATTAGATACTCATTTTTGTTGTTAAATTTGAAAGATTCCGTCACTCGTGATTATCTCTTTTGCGCGCTCCTCGGTTATCTCCTCAAAATCTGCAGAAGCGTTCATGATAATTTCTTCGTACCAATAATCGGATGCTTCCCAGGCTTTGCTCTCCGGAACATACTTAAACATCCAGTCACCGTATTTCAAAAGGAAATTTTTCCGATTCGTCCTCGTCGTTATATAATATTTTGTTTTTCTCATCATTTCATCTCTTCCTTCTAGCTAGCCTCTTTAAGTTATTGATACACCCGTGCTTATGAATATTTATGCATATATGAATTTTTAGTCTTACATGGTCCATTGCATGCTCAAAAAAACAGACCTTAGAAAACACAGAAATGGCTCTGTATCAAATTTCCTAGGGTCTGTTAATTTAATTTGATGGAGACGATGGGGCTCGAACCCACGACCTCTTGACTGCCAGTCAAGCACTCTCCCAACTGAGCTACGCCCCCAAAACAACAGGGTATCAACGACGTTCGGTAAAAACGCCTTATGAATGATATGATACCCTATTTTTGCTTCTATAACAAGCCTAATTTTTCAAGTGCGAAAGAAATTCCACCCGAATTGCAATCTTTTGTGACAAATTTGGCGACATCCTTGACGGAATCGACCGCATTCCCCATTGCGACGCCATAGCCGACGCTGGAAATGAGTTCATAATCATTGTTTCCGTCCCCGAAAGCAATGGTATCTTCATGCGCAAAACCCAGGTGTTTCGCCATCCACAGAGCAGTTTGTGCTTTGGACCCCGGATTCGGCAACACATCGACGCCGGCGTCGTGCCAACGCACAAAGCGGAATTCCGGAAAAGCGCCGTCTTCATAGATTGCTTTCTCTTCTTCTTTGTAGAACAAAAGTGCTTGATAAAGCGGATTGTTTTGATAGAAAGACACATCGTGGTCAGGGACTTCGAACTCGATGCTGCGCATCGCTTCGCTTGCGTTGTTCTCTATCGATTCATGGCGACGAGCCAGAGCATGCGCTGATTCGTAGACAACCTGATGGCCGGTCTCATCGGAAACTTGCAGCAATTTTTCGAATGCAGTCAAATCCAATTTGTTTTCATACTTTAGTTCATGCTTGAAGTAACCTGCAGCGCCGTTGCAGACGATGTAATTATCCAATTGGAACGTATCGATGACCTCTCGCGCCAGAAATAGATTTCGTCCTGTCGCTATCGCGATTTCATGCCCGTTCTTTTGTAGTTGGCGCAATGCTTGGACAGTGCTATCAAGTGGCATCTTTTCATCATTCAGCAATGTTCCGTCGATATCAAAGAAAATGAATTTTTTGTTTTTCAAATTTTCTGCTCCTCTTATTCTGAATCGTTTTTGAATTGGCTCGTATACAAATCGTAGTAAAACCCTTTTCTTTCCAGCAATTCTGCGTGTTTGCCATGTTCGATTATTTCGCCTTGATCCATGACGAGAATCAAATCGGCGTCACGGATGGTGGAAAGTCGATGCGCAATCACAAAACTGGTCCTGCCTTGCATGATGCGTTTCATCGCTTTTTGGATTAAAGCTTCCAGTCTAGTATCTACGGAACTTGTCGCTTCGTCAAGTATTAAGATTTTAGGATCGGCGATAAAAGCGCGGGCAATCGTCAGCAATTGTTTTTGCCCCAAGGAAATATTGGAGGCCTCCTGGTTTATGACGGTATCGTAGCCTGCACCTAAAGTCTGGATGAAATGATGGACATTAGCTGTAGTCGCTGCATCGACAACTTCTTCAAAAGTTGCATCCAGTTTTCCGAAACGGATATTTCCTGTGATCGTGTCCTTATAGAGCCAAGCGTCCTGCAGCACCATGCCGAATTGGGAGCGCAAATCGGCGCGGGTCAGCTCTTTTGTGTCGTGGCCATCTATTTTGATGGATCCCGAATCCACTTCATAGAAGCGCATCAAAAGATTGATCATCGTGGTCTTACCGGCGCCGGTCGGACCGACGATAGCCACAGTTTCCCCGCTTTTGACCTCGATGTTAAAATTCTTGATCAGCGGATTTT harbors:
- a CDS encoding IS1634 family transposase gives rise to the protein MAIINQFDKRSGITYVYESISYWDKEKKQPRAKRTLIGKRDPNTGEIIPTDGRGRKHKEDQEAANSRKPGPVPIEMASRRFYGATYLLDEIGKKLGLTEDLKQCFPATYKQIQSIAYYMILESESPLFRFEKWSTLHKHPYDKNISSQRSSELFSDISEEERTKFFTLQEKRRSGDEYWAYDTTSVSSYSQTLRQAQYGKNKEDDRLPQINLALVFGEKSGLPFYYRKLAGNIPDVRTVQNLLADFAVLGFDKVKLVMDRGFYSEANVNGLLKEHLKFIVAIQTSNSFARKAIDTVYDNFRSFENFDEQHELYAKTVLSEWEYKQERPYKKDVLTDKKRVYLHIYFNIDKFAEDETNFDRKLMAMRKEILSGKRVAKHERFYKQYFQIKETPIRGLQVTVIDEAVKATKRYYGYFTLISNEKMDAMTALELYRNKDLIEKAFGNIKDRLNLRRLLVSSEKSLDGKLFVAFVALIYLSYLKKHMHEAELYQNYTIQSALDKLDIIECFEYPGYDLRVGEVLTKQKQIYEALGITPPA
- a CDS encoding Cof-type HAD-IIB family hydrolase is translated as MKNKKFIFFDIDGTLLNDEKMPLDSTVQALRQLQKNGHEIAIATGRNLFLAREVIDTFQLDNYIVCNGAAGYFKHELKYENKLDLTAFEKLLQVSDETGHQVVYESAHALARRHESIENNASEAMRSIEFEVPDHDVSFYQNNPLYQALLFYKEEEKAIYEDGAFPEFRFVRWHDAGVDVLPNPGSKAQTALWMAKHLGFAHEDTIAFGDGNNDYELISSVGYGVAMGNAVDSVKDVAKFVTKDCNSGGISFALEKLGLL